The following are encoded in a window of Hippoglossus stenolepis isolate QCI-W04-F060 chromosome 10, HSTE1.2, whole genome shotgun sequence genomic DNA:
- the rbm25a gene encoding RNA-binding protein 25 isoform X3, translated as MSYPPPLNRQQIGLPQLPPRLPPPQYAGFAPGVPPGTPMIPLHMGLVAQAPTVSWKQVFLPTAYKVLLPTSVAVAQKPMLPKKESGLRMKDIDDGSGPTTTVFVGNISEKASDMLVRQLLAKCGIVLSWKRVQGASGKLQAFGFCEYKEPESTLRALRLLHELLLGDKKLLVKVDAKTKSQLDEWKAKKRSSNGGASVGSKNDEDEEELLDEETLRRDQVVKGAIDVLIREYASELNAPSQDPDSQPRNKKRKEKKEEEDINAMEMEDDKRDLISREISKFRDTHKKLEEEKGKKEKERLEIERERRERDKERERERERRDREKEKERERERDKERERDRDRERERDRERERTKERERERERDRSRDVSEDRSRSRERARDDKKRDREDDEEDVYERRRLERRLRDKEAAYQERLKNWEIRERKKSRDYSKETEREDERRREMMKEAKRLKEFLEDYDDDRDDPKYYRGSALQKRLRDREKESELDERDRKREKEEHEEIRQRLLAEGHPDPDAELQRMEEEAERRRQPPLKLEPEEEVIQEKVHRDRDREREKRGSGRPVEPPPPPRPPPQHSDDDVEEGEEEDYHDGEDSQEAKPQLKPIMRPISTAPSVSSASGNATPNTPGNESPCGIIIPGENSPEVQPPEEHRPKINVSLKLGATNSPSQPNVGKRKKLATVESVFNKFDEEEADEQPRKRKLVPLDYGDDEKSLGVDGAELPGAKGNINTEEKRKHIKSLIEKIPTARPELFSYPLDWTMVDSTLMDRRIKPWINKKIIEYIGEEEATLVDFVCSKVMAHSTPQGILDDVAMVLDEEAEVFIVKMWRLLIYETEAKKIGLAK; from the exons ATGTCGTACCCTCCTCCCCTCAACCGCCAGCAGATCGGCCTCCCCCAGCTGCCCCCGAGGCTCCCTCCTCCACAGTATGCGGGCTTTGCCCCAGGTGTCCCCCCAG GTACCCCCATGATCCCACTACATATGGGTCTAGTGGCCCAAGCCCCCACAGTGAGTTGGAAACAGGTCTTCCTACCTACTGCATACAAA GTTCTGCTCCCGACCTCAGTGGCTGTAGCACAGAAGCCGATGCTTCCGAAGAAGGAGTCTGGCCTCAGAATGAAGGATATAGACGATGGCAGTGGCCCCACCACCACTGTGTTTGTAGGAAACATCTCTGAAAAGGCATCGGACATGTTGGTCAGACAGCTTCTAGCG AAATGTGGTATTGTCCTGAGCTGGAAAAGGGTCCAAGGCGCCTCTGGGAAACTTCAAG CTTTTGGGTTCTGTGAGTATAAGGAGCCTGAATCCACGCTGCGAGCCCTCAGACTTCTGCATGAGCTGCTCTTAGGTGATAAGAAGCTGTTGGTCAAGGTCGATGCCAAAACCAAGTCCCAGCTAGATGAGTGGAAAGCTAAGAAGAGGAGTTCCAATGGG GGAGCCAGTGTTGGGTCAAAGAACgacgaagacgaggaggagCTTCTTGATGAAGAAACCCTTCGGCGGGATCAGGTTGTGAAGGGGGCGATAGACGTCCTCATCCGAGAGTATGCAAGTGAACTCAACGCTCCCTCGCAGGATCCTGACAGTCAACCTCGCAACAAGAAGcggaaagagaagaaagaggag GAGGATATCAATGCCATGGAGATGGAGGATGACAAGAGAGATCTGATATCCAGAGAGATCAGCAAATTCCGGGACACACACAAG aaactggaggaggaaaaaggaaagaaagagaaggagcgACTGGAGATCGagagggaaaggagagagagggacaaagagCGGGAGCGCGAGAGGGAGCGCCGTGACCgtgaaaaagagaaggaaagggagagagagagggacaaggagcgggaaagagacagagatcgGGAGCGGGAGAGAGATCGCGAACGGGAGAGGACGAAGGAGCGAGagcgggagagggagagggacaggaGTCGAGACGTCAGTGAAGACCGCAGCAGGTCGAG agagagggcgagagacgATAAAAAACGAGAcagagaggatgatgaggaggacgTGTACGAACGGAGGAGACTTGAGAGGAGGCTTCGAGACAAGGAGGCAGCTTACCAAGAA CGCCTTAAAAACTGGGAGATCCGTGAGAGGAAGAAATCTCGTGACTACAGCAAAGAAACGGAGAGGGAGGACGAGAGGCGCCGGGAAATG ATGAAAGAAGCCAAAAGACTGAAAGAATTCCTTGAGGATTACGACGACGACAGAGACGATCCAAAATACTACAG AGGCAGTGCTTTGCAGAAGCGACTTCGTGACCGAGAAAAGGAGTCAGAGTTGGACGAGCGAGACcggaagagggagaaggaggagcatGAGGAGATCAGACAGCGACTTCTTGCTGAGGGTCACCCTGACCCAgatgctgagctgcagagg atggaggaagaggcagaacgCAGACGACAGCCCCCTCTGAAACTGGAacctgaggaggaggtgatCCAGGAGAAGGTTCATAGAGACCGAGACCGTGAACGGGAAAAGAGAGGGTCAGGAAGGCCCGtggagccgccgccgccgcctcgaCCCCCTCCGCAGCATTCGGACGACGATgtggaggaaggggaggaggaggactacCACGACGGAGAGGACTCACAAGAAGCCAAGCCGCAACTCAAACCCATAATGCGACCAATCAGTACTGCTCCCTCAGTGTCCTCCGCCAGTGGGAATGCGACCCCTAACACGCCCGGTAACGAATCTCCCTGCGGAATTATCATTCCTGGTGAGAACTCGCCTGAGGTCCAGCCTCCAGAGGAACATCGGCCCAAGATCAATGTCAGTCTCAAGCTGG GGGCCACCAACAGTCCCAGCCAGCCCAACGTAGGAAAGCGAAAGAAACTGGCAACTGTGGAAAGTGTTTTCAACAAGTttgatgaggaggaggctgacGAGCAGCCTCGCAAGAGGAAACTGGTTCCACTGGACTATGGTGATGACGAAAAGAGTCTGGGGGTGGACGGGGCCGAATTACCAGGGGCCAAAGGCAACATCAACACAGAAGAGAAACGCAAGCACATAAAGAGCCTTATTGAGAAGATCCCCACAGCCAGACCTGAGCTGTTCTCCTACCCTCTGGACTGGACTATGGTTGACTCG ACTCTGATGGATCGTCGCATTAAGCCATGGATTAATAAGAAGATTATTGAATACATTGGCGAGGAGGAAGCCACTCTCGTTGATTTTGTCTGTTCAAAG GTGATGGCTCACAGCACCCCTCAGGGTATTCTTGATGATGTTGCTATG GTTCTCGATGAAGAAGCAGAAGTTTTCATAGTAAAGATGTGGAGGCTGTTGATTTATGAAACAGAAGCCAAGAAGATCGGACTCGCGAAATAA
- the rbm25a gene encoding RNA-binding protein 25 isoform X6 produces the protein MSYPPPLNRQQIGLPQLPPRLPPPQYAGFAPGVPPGTPMIPLHMGLVAQAPTVLLPTSVAVAQKPMLPKKESGLRMKDIDDGSGPTTTVFVGNISEKASDMLVRQLLAKCGIVLSWKRVQGASGKLQAFGFCEYKEPESTLRALRLLHELLLGDKKLLVKVDAKTKSQLDEWKAKKRSSNGGASVGSKNDEDEEELLDEETLRRDQVVKGAIDVLIREYASELNAPSQDPDSQPRNKKRKEKKEEEDINAMEMEDDKRDLISREISKFRDTHKKLEEEKGKKEKERLEIERERRERDKERERERERRDREKEKERERERDKERERDRDRERERDRERERTKERERERERDRSRDVSEDRSRSRERARDDKKRDREDDEEDVYERRRLERRLRDKEAAYQERLKNWEIRERKKSRDYSKETEREDERRREMMKEAKRLKEFLEDYDDDRDDPKYYRGSALQKRLRDREKESELDERDRKREKEEHEEIRQRLLAEGHPDPDAELQRMEEEAERRRQPPLKLEPEEEVIQEKVHRDRDREREKRGSGRPVEPPPPPRPPPQHSDDDVEEGEEEDYHDGEDSQEAKPQLKPIMRPISTAPSVSSASGNATPNTPGNESPCGIIIPGENSPEVQPPEEHRPKINVSLKLGATNSPSQPNVGKRKKLATVESVFNKFDEEEADEQPRKRKLVPLDYGDDEKSLGVDGAELPGAKGNINTEEKRKHIKSLIEKIPTARPELFSYPLDWTMVDSTLMDRRIKPWINKKIIEYIGEEEATLVDFVCSKVMAHSTPQGILDDVAMVLDEEAEVFIVKMWRLLIYETEAKKIGLAK, from the exons ATGTCGTACCCTCCTCCCCTCAACCGCCAGCAGATCGGCCTCCCCCAGCTGCCCCCGAGGCTCCCTCCTCCACAGTATGCGGGCTTTGCCCCAGGTGTCCCCCCAG GTACCCCCATGATCCCACTACATATGGGTCTAGTGGCCCAAGCCCCCACA GTTCTGCTCCCGACCTCAGTGGCTGTAGCACAGAAGCCGATGCTTCCGAAGAAGGAGTCTGGCCTCAGAATGAAGGATATAGACGATGGCAGTGGCCCCACCACCACTGTGTTTGTAGGAAACATCTCTGAAAAGGCATCGGACATGTTGGTCAGACAGCTTCTAGCG AAATGTGGTATTGTCCTGAGCTGGAAAAGGGTCCAAGGCGCCTCTGGGAAACTTCAAG CTTTTGGGTTCTGTGAGTATAAGGAGCCTGAATCCACGCTGCGAGCCCTCAGACTTCTGCATGAGCTGCTCTTAGGTGATAAGAAGCTGTTGGTCAAGGTCGATGCCAAAACCAAGTCCCAGCTAGATGAGTGGAAAGCTAAGAAGAGGAGTTCCAATGGG GGAGCCAGTGTTGGGTCAAAGAACgacgaagacgaggaggagCTTCTTGATGAAGAAACCCTTCGGCGGGATCAGGTTGTGAAGGGGGCGATAGACGTCCTCATCCGAGAGTATGCAAGTGAACTCAACGCTCCCTCGCAGGATCCTGACAGTCAACCTCGCAACAAGAAGcggaaagagaagaaagaggag GAGGATATCAATGCCATGGAGATGGAGGATGACAAGAGAGATCTGATATCCAGAGAGATCAGCAAATTCCGGGACACACACAAG aaactggaggaggaaaaaggaaagaaagagaaggagcgACTGGAGATCGagagggaaaggagagagagggacaaagagCGGGAGCGCGAGAGGGAGCGCCGTGACCgtgaaaaagagaaggaaagggagagagagagggacaaggagcgggaaagagacagagatcgGGAGCGGGAGAGAGATCGCGAACGGGAGAGGACGAAGGAGCGAGagcgggagagggagagggacaggaGTCGAGACGTCAGTGAAGACCGCAGCAGGTCGAG agagagggcgagagacgATAAAAAACGAGAcagagaggatgatgaggaggacgTGTACGAACGGAGGAGACTTGAGAGGAGGCTTCGAGACAAGGAGGCAGCTTACCAAGAA CGCCTTAAAAACTGGGAGATCCGTGAGAGGAAGAAATCTCGTGACTACAGCAAAGAAACGGAGAGGGAGGACGAGAGGCGCCGGGAAATG ATGAAAGAAGCCAAAAGACTGAAAGAATTCCTTGAGGATTACGACGACGACAGAGACGATCCAAAATACTACAG AGGCAGTGCTTTGCAGAAGCGACTTCGTGACCGAGAAAAGGAGTCAGAGTTGGACGAGCGAGACcggaagagggagaaggaggagcatGAGGAGATCAGACAGCGACTTCTTGCTGAGGGTCACCCTGACCCAgatgctgagctgcagagg atggaggaagaggcagaacgCAGACGACAGCCCCCTCTGAAACTGGAacctgaggaggaggtgatCCAGGAGAAGGTTCATAGAGACCGAGACCGTGAACGGGAAAAGAGAGGGTCAGGAAGGCCCGtggagccgccgccgccgcctcgaCCCCCTCCGCAGCATTCGGACGACGATgtggaggaaggggaggaggaggactacCACGACGGAGAGGACTCACAAGAAGCCAAGCCGCAACTCAAACCCATAATGCGACCAATCAGTACTGCTCCCTCAGTGTCCTCCGCCAGTGGGAATGCGACCCCTAACACGCCCGGTAACGAATCTCCCTGCGGAATTATCATTCCTGGTGAGAACTCGCCTGAGGTCCAGCCTCCAGAGGAACATCGGCCCAAGATCAATGTCAGTCTCAAGCTGG GGGCCACCAACAGTCCCAGCCAGCCCAACGTAGGAAAGCGAAAGAAACTGGCAACTGTGGAAAGTGTTTTCAACAAGTttgatgaggaggaggctgacGAGCAGCCTCGCAAGAGGAAACTGGTTCCACTGGACTATGGTGATGACGAAAAGAGTCTGGGGGTGGACGGGGCCGAATTACCAGGGGCCAAAGGCAACATCAACACAGAAGAGAAACGCAAGCACATAAAGAGCCTTATTGAGAAGATCCCCACAGCCAGACCTGAGCTGTTCTCCTACCCTCTGGACTGGACTATGGTTGACTCG ACTCTGATGGATCGTCGCATTAAGCCATGGATTAATAAGAAGATTATTGAATACATTGGCGAGGAGGAAGCCACTCTCGTTGATTTTGTCTGTTCAAAG GTGATGGCTCACAGCACCCCTCAGGGTATTCTTGATGATGTTGCTATG GTTCTCGATGAAGAAGCAGAAGTTTTCATAGTAAAGATGTGGAGGCTGTTGATTTATGAAACAGAAGCCAAGAAGATCGGACTCGCGAAATAA
- the rbm25a gene encoding RNA-binding protein 25 isoform X5 — protein sequence MSYPPPLNRQQIGLPQLPPRLPPPQYAGFAPGVPPGTPMIPLHMGLVAQAPTVLLPTSVAVAQKPMLPKKESGLRMKDIDDGSGPTTTVFVGNISEKASDMLVRQLLAKCGIVLSWKRVQGASGKLQAFGFCEYKEPESTLRALRLLHELLLGDKKLLVKVDAKTKSQLDEWKAKKRSSNGGASVGSKNDEDEEELLDEETLRRDQVVKGAIDVLIREYASELNAPSQDPDSQPRNKKRKEKKEEEDINAMEMEDDKRDLISREISKFRDTHKKLEEEKGKKEKERLEIERERRERDKERERERERRDREKEKERERERDKERERDRDRERERDRERERTKERERERERDRSRDVSEDRSRSRERARDDKKRDREDDEEDVYERRRLERRLRDKEAAYQERLKNWEIRERKKSRDYSKETEREDERRREMVNMKEAKRLKEFLEDYDDDRDDPKYYRGSALQKRLRDREKESELDERDRKREKEEHEEIRQRLLAEGHPDPDAELQRMEEEAERRRQPPLKLEPEEEVIQEKVHRDRDREREKRGSGRPVEPPPPPRPPPQHSDDDVEEGEEEDYHDGEDSQEAKPQLKPIMRPISTAPSVSSASGNATPNTPGNESPCGIIIPGENSPEVQPPEEHRPKINVSLKLGATNSPSQPNVGKRKKLATVESVFNKFDEEEADEQPRKRKLVPLDYGDDEKSLGVDGAELPGAKGNINTEEKRKHIKSLIEKIPTARPELFSYPLDWTMVDSTLMDRRIKPWINKKIIEYIGEEEATLVDFVCSKVMAHSTPQGILDDVAMVLDEEAEVFIVKMWRLLIYETEAKKIGLAK from the exons ATGTCGTACCCTCCTCCCCTCAACCGCCAGCAGATCGGCCTCCCCCAGCTGCCCCCGAGGCTCCCTCCTCCACAGTATGCGGGCTTTGCCCCAGGTGTCCCCCCAG GTACCCCCATGATCCCACTACATATGGGTCTAGTGGCCCAAGCCCCCACA GTTCTGCTCCCGACCTCAGTGGCTGTAGCACAGAAGCCGATGCTTCCGAAGAAGGAGTCTGGCCTCAGAATGAAGGATATAGACGATGGCAGTGGCCCCACCACCACTGTGTTTGTAGGAAACATCTCTGAAAAGGCATCGGACATGTTGGTCAGACAGCTTCTAGCG AAATGTGGTATTGTCCTGAGCTGGAAAAGGGTCCAAGGCGCCTCTGGGAAACTTCAAG CTTTTGGGTTCTGTGAGTATAAGGAGCCTGAATCCACGCTGCGAGCCCTCAGACTTCTGCATGAGCTGCTCTTAGGTGATAAGAAGCTGTTGGTCAAGGTCGATGCCAAAACCAAGTCCCAGCTAGATGAGTGGAAAGCTAAGAAGAGGAGTTCCAATGGG GGAGCCAGTGTTGGGTCAAAGAACgacgaagacgaggaggagCTTCTTGATGAAGAAACCCTTCGGCGGGATCAGGTTGTGAAGGGGGCGATAGACGTCCTCATCCGAGAGTATGCAAGTGAACTCAACGCTCCCTCGCAGGATCCTGACAGTCAACCTCGCAACAAGAAGcggaaagagaagaaagaggag GAGGATATCAATGCCATGGAGATGGAGGATGACAAGAGAGATCTGATATCCAGAGAGATCAGCAAATTCCGGGACACACACAAG aaactggaggaggaaaaaggaaagaaagagaaggagcgACTGGAGATCGagagggaaaggagagagagggacaaagagCGGGAGCGCGAGAGGGAGCGCCGTGACCgtgaaaaagagaaggaaagggagagagagagggacaaggagcgggaaagagacagagatcgGGAGCGGGAGAGAGATCGCGAACGGGAGAGGACGAAGGAGCGAGagcgggagagggagagggacaggaGTCGAGACGTCAGTGAAGACCGCAGCAGGTCGAG agagagggcgagagacgATAAAAAACGAGAcagagaggatgatgaggaggacgTGTACGAACGGAGGAGACTTGAGAGGAGGCTTCGAGACAAGGAGGCAGCTTACCAAGAA CGCCTTAAAAACTGGGAGATCCGTGAGAGGAAGAAATCTCGTGACTACAGCAAAGAAACGGAGAGGGAGGACGAGAGGCGCCGGGAAATGGTAAAC ATGAAAGAAGCCAAAAGACTGAAAGAATTCCTTGAGGATTACGACGACGACAGAGACGATCCAAAATACTACAG AGGCAGTGCTTTGCAGAAGCGACTTCGTGACCGAGAAAAGGAGTCAGAGTTGGACGAGCGAGACcggaagagggagaaggaggagcatGAGGAGATCAGACAGCGACTTCTTGCTGAGGGTCACCCTGACCCAgatgctgagctgcagagg atggaggaagaggcagaacgCAGACGACAGCCCCCTCTGAAACTGGAacctgaggaggaggtgatCCAGGAGAAGGTTCATAGAGACCGAGACCGTGAACGGGAAAAGAGAGGGTCAGGAAGGCCCGtggagccgccgccgccgcctcgaCCCCCTCCGCAGCATTCGGACGACGATgtggaggaaggggaggaggaggactacCACGACGGAGAGGACTCACAAGAAGCCAAGCCGCAACTCAAACCCATAATGCGACCAATCAGTACTGCTCCCTCAGTGTCCTCCGCCAGTGGGAATGCGACCCCTAACACGCCCGGTAACGAATCTCCCTGCGGAATTATCATTCCTGGTGAGAACTCGCCTGAGGTCCAGCCTCCAGAGGAACATCGGCCCAAGATCAATGTCAGTCTCAAGCTGG GGGCCACCAACAGTCCCAGCCAGCCCAACGTAGGAAAGCGAAAGAAACTGGCAACTGTGGAAAGTGTTTTCAACAAGTttgatgaggaggaggctgacGAGCAGCCTCGCAAGAGGAAACTGGTTCCACTGGACTATGGTGATGACGAAAAGAGTCTGGGGGTGGACGGGGCCGAATTACCAGGGGCCAAAGGCAACATCAACACAGAAGAGAAACGCAAGCACATAAAGAGCCTTATTGAGAAGATCCCCACAGCCAGACCTGAGCTGTTCTCCTACCCTCTGGACTGGACTATGGTTGACTCG ACTCTGATGGATCGTCGCATTAAGCCATGGATTAATAAGAAGATTATTGAATACATTGGCGAGGAGGAAGCCACTCTCGTTGATTTTGTCTGTTCAAAG GTGATGGCTCACAGCACCCCTCAGGGTATTCTTGATGATGTTGCTATG GTTCTCGATGAAGAAGCAGAAGTTTTCATAGTAAAGATGTGGAGGCTGTTGATTTATGAAACAGAAGCCAAGAAGATCGGACTCGCGAAATAA
- the rbm25a gene encoding RNA-binding protein 25 isoform X2, whose protein sequence is MSYPPPLNRQQIGLPQLPPRLPPPQYAGFAPGVPPGTPMIPLHMGLVAQAPTVSWKQVFLPTAYKVLLPTSVAVAQKPMLPKKESGLRMKDIDDGSGPTTTVFVGNISEKASDMLVRQLLAKCGIVLSWKRVQGASGKLQAFGFCEYKEPESTLRALRLLHELLLGDKKLLVKVDAKTKSQLDEWKAKKRSSNGGASVGSKNDEDEEELLDEETLRRDQVVKGAIDVLIREYASELNAPSQDPDSQPRNKKRKEKKEEDINAMEMEDDKRDLISREISKFRDTHKKLEEEKGKKEKERLEIERERRERDKERERERERRDREKEKERERERDKERERDRDRERERDRERERTKERERERERDRSRDVSEDRSRSRERARDDKKRDREDDEEDVYERRRLERRLRDKEAAYQERLKNWEIRERKKSRDYSKETEREDERRREMVNMKEAKRLKEFLEDYDDDRDDPKYYRGSALQKRLRDREKESELDERDRKREKEEHEEIRQRLLAEGHPDPDAELQRMEEEAERRRQPPLKLEPEEEVIQEKVHRDRDREREKRGSGRPVEPPPPPRPPPQHSDDDVEEGEEEDYHDGEDSQEAKPQLKPIMRPISTAPSVSSASGNATPNTPGNESPCGIIIPGENSPEVQPPEEHRPKINVSLKLGATNSPSQPNVGKRKKLATVESVFNKFDEEEADEQPRKRKLVPLDYGDDEKSLGVDGAELPGAKGNINTEEKRKHIKSLIEKIPTARPELFSYPLDWTMVDSTLMDRRIKPWINKKIIEYIGEEEATLVDFVCSKVMAHSTPQGILDDVAMVLDEEAEVFIVKMWRLLIYETEAKKIGLAK, encoded by the exons ATGTCGTACCCTCCTCCCCTCAACCGCCAGCAGATCGGCCTCCCCCAGCTGCCCCCGAGGCTCCCTCCTCCACAGTATGCGGGCTTTGCCCCAGGTGTCCCCCCAG GTACCCCCATGATCCCACTACATATGGGTCTAGTGGCCCAAGCCCCCACAGTGAGTTGGAAACAGGTCTTCCTACCTACTGCATACAAA GTTCTGCTCCCGACCTCAGTGGCTGTAGCACAGAAGCCGATGCTTCCGAAGAAGGAGTCTGGCCTCAGAATGAAGGATATAGACGATGGCAGTGGCCCCACCACCACTGTGTTTGTAGGAAACATCTCTGAAAAGGCATCGGACATGTTGGTCAGACAGCTTCTAGCG AAATGTGGTATTGTCCTGAGCTGGAAAAGGGTCCAAGGCGCCTCTGGGAAACTTCAAG CTTTTGGGTTCTGTGAGTATAAGGAGCCTGAATCCACGCTGCGAGCCCTCAGACTTCTGCATGAGCTGCTCTTAGGTGATAAGAAGCTGTTGGTCAAGGTCGATGCCAAAACCAAGTCCCAGCTAGATGAGTGGAAAGCTAAGAAGAGGAGTTCCAATGGG GGAGCCAGTGTTGGGTCAAAGAACgacgaagacgaggaggagCTTCTTGATGAAGAAACCCTTCGGCGGGATCAGGTTGTGAAGGGGGCGATAGACGTCCTCATCCGAGAGTATGCAAGTGAACTCAACGCTCCCTCGCAGGATCCTGACAGTCAACCTCGCAACAAGAAGcggaaagagaagaaagaggag GATATCAATGCCATGGAGATGGAGGATGACAAGAGAGATCTGATATCCAGAGAGATCAGCAAATTCCGGGACACACACAAG aaactggaggaggaaaaaggaaagaaagagaaggagcgACTGGAGATCGagagggaaaggagagagagggacaaagagCGGGAGCGCGAGAGGGAGCGCCGTGACCgtgaaaaagagaaggaaagggagagagagagggacaaggagcgggaaagagacagagatcgGGAGCGGGAGAGAGATCGCGAACGGGAGAGGACGAAGGAGCGAGagcgggagagggagagggacaggaGTCGAGACGTCAGTGAAGACCGCAGCAGGTCGAG agagagggcgagagacgATAAAAAACGAGAcagagaggatgatgaggaggacgTGTACGAACGGAGGAGACTTGAGAGGAGGCTTCGAGACAAGGAGGCAGCTTACCAAGAA CGCCTTAAAAACTGGGAGATCCGTGAGAGGAAGAAATCTCGTGACTACAGCAAAGAAACGGAGAGGGAGGACGAGAGGCGCCGGGAAATGGTAAAC ATGAAAGAAGCCAAAAGACTGAAAGAATTCCTTGAGGATTACGACGACGACAGAGACGATCCAAAATACTACAG AGGCAGTGCTTTGCAGAAGCGACTTCGTGACCGAGAAAAGGAGTCAGAGTTGGACGAGCGAGACcggaagagggagaaggaggagcatGAGGAGATCAGACAGCGACTTCTTGCTGAGGGTCACCCTGACCCAgatgctgagctgcagagg atggaggaagaggcagaacgCAGACGACAGCCCCCTCTGAAACTGGAacctgaggaggaggtgatCCAGGAGAAGGTTCATAGAGACCGAGACCGTGAACGGGAAAAGAGAGGGTCAGGAAGGCCCGtggagccgccgccgccgcctcgaCCCCCTCCGCAGCATTCGGACGACGATgtggaggaaggggaggaggaggactacCACGACGGAGAGGACTCACAAGAAGCCAAGCCGCAACTCAAACCCATAATGCGACCAATCAGTACTGCTCCCTCAGTGTCCTCCGCCAGTGGGAATGCGACCCCTAACACGCCCGGTAACGAATCTCCCTGCGGAATTATCATTCCTGGTGAGAACTCGCCTGAGGTCCAGCCTCCAGAGGAACATCGGCCCAAGATCAATGTCAGTCTCAAGCTGG GGGCCACCAACAGTCCCAGCCAGCCCAACGTAGGAAAGCGAAAGAAACTGGCAACTGTGGAAAGTGTTTTCAACAAGTttgatgaggaggaggctgacGAGCAGCCTCGCAAGAGGAAACTGGTTCCACTGGACTATGGTGATGACGAAAAGAGTCTGGGGGTGGACGGGGCCGAATTACCAGGGGCCAAAGGCAACATCAACACAGAAGAGAAACGCAAGCACATAAAGAGCCTTATTGAGAAGATCCCCACAGCCAGACCTGAGCTGTTCTCCTACCCTCTGGACTGGACTATGGTTGACTCG ACTCTGATGGATCGTCGCATTAAGCCATGGATTAATAAGAAGATTATTGAATACATTGGCGAGGAGGAAGCCACTCTCGTTGATTTTGTCTGTTCAAAG GTGATGGCTCACAGCACCCCTCAGGGTATTCTTGATGATGTTGCTATG GTTCTCGATGAAGAAGCAGAAGTTTTCATAGTAAAGATGTGGAGGCTGTTGATTTATGAAACAGAAGCCAAGAAGATCGGACTCGCGAAATAA